A DNA window from Danio aesculapii chromosome 14, fDanAes4.1, whole genome shotgun sequence contains the following coding sequences:
- the ndufa1 gene encoding NADH dehydrogenase [ubiquinone] 1 alpha subcomplex subunit 1 produces the protein MWWHEVLPGLAVMTVCLFIPGIATAQIHKFTNGGKEKRLARAPYQWYLMERDRKLSGCNKYYVSKGLENIN, from the exons ATGTGGTGGCACGAGGTACTGCCGGGCTTAGCTGTCATGACAGTTTGTCTGTTCATTCCTGGCATTGCGACGGCTCAAATCCATAAGTTCACAAACGGTGGGAAG GAAAAGCGGCTTGCACGGGCGCCATATCAGTGGTACCTTATGGAGAGAGACAGGAAACTTTCTGGATGCAATAAATATTACGTCTCCAAG GGACTTGAAAACATCAATTGA